In Juglans regia cultivar Chandler chromosome 13, Walnut 2.0, whole genome shotgun sequence, the following proteins share a genomic window:
- the LOC109013162 gene encoding uncharacterized protein LOC109013162 — protein sequence MGNEYNRFHHHQRLHLHSRTTFLPILCSRTSMKDVAILPKWEDRSVSSDDPLSPKIGCMGQVKRNNRVVGFPSSQKLTLTTKHNANGSSSSSSDDSVKYSKLKKLFSCKNLAATTAAATIVTAPATTVRCRSRRRVNMSGASGLKSNHSSEKCVSISIVDLDPPLPVIKRVQKPQGEEVDNLWKRRSGGVALKTLQLRQIHHPKRHLQPTTV from the coding sequence ATGGGCAATGAATACAATCGTTTCCACCACCACCAAAGACTGCATCTCCATTCAAGAACTACATTCTTGCCCATTTTATGTTCAAGAACTTCCATGAAAGATGTGGCAATACTTCCGAAATGGGAAGATCGCTCGGTGTCCTCAGACGATCCTTTGTCCCCAAAAATCGGTTGCATGGGCCAGGTCAAGAGGAACAACAGAGTAGTTGGCTTCCCTAGCTCTCAAAAACTCACTCTCACCACCAAACATAATGCTAacggcagcagcagcagcagtagcGACGACTCTGTCAAGTACTCCAAGCTCAAGAAACTCTTCTCTTGTAAGAACCTTGCCGCAACCACCGCCGCCGCCACTATCGTCACCGCCCCGGCCACCACTGTAAGATGTCGAAGCCGGAGACGAGTGAACATGAGTGGTGCAAGCGGGCTCAAGAGTAATCATAGTAGTGAGAAATGTGTTTCTATTAGCATCGTTGATTTGGATCCTCCATTACCGGTGATCAAGCGGGTGCAAAAGCCTCAAGGAGAGGAAGTGGACAATCTTTGGAAGAGGAGATCTGGTGGGGTAGCACTGAAAACTCTCCAGCTTCGACAGATTCATCATCCTAAGCGTCATCTTCAACCTACCACTGTTTGA
- the LOC109013158 gene encoding vacuolar protein sorting-associated protein 9A-like isoform X2, giving the protein MEAAFRAHALWAGCSEEELDSSGEGLEKYVMTKLFPRVFASHPNDVKCDDQLSEKIALIQQFIQPENLDIKATFQNETSWLLAQKELHKINMYKAPRDKLVCILNCCKVISNLLFNASIASNENPPGADEFFPVLIYVTIKANPPKLHSNLSYIQRYRHQSRLVAEPAYFFTNMLSAESFISNIDAKALSMEETEFEKNMEYARALLSGLSTDLDGQSDQSDKDGQSRAEPVEPKHQYLNVSNESDSIARPKSSETKSKSNMVPDAKDTSLMKKIPSLSDLENKGATILLKEEDMVSQVFRDYPYLFAHGGDLTVNDVEELLNNYKQLVFKYVCLSKGLGVAPVPLSNSQTHKLQEEVTFKEAGDPEESNDESKERTNQYDGTNIVSPLQDDILKSKSPQDETVATIGGGNDETSQ; this is encoded by the exons ATGGAAGCAGCTTTCAGGGCTCATGCACTTTGGGCTGGTTGCTCAGAGGAGGAACTGGACAGTTCTGGTGAA GGACTAGAGAAGTATGTCATGACGAAGTTATTTCCCCGTGTATTTGCTTCGCATCCAAATGACGTAAAATGTGATGACCAACTTTCTGAGAAGATTGCTTTGATTCAACAATTCATTCAACCAGAAAACTTGGATATTAAAGCAACCTTTCAAAATGAAACATCATGGCTT CTAGCACAGAAAGAACTGCATAAGATCAATATGTACAAGGCACCAAGAGACAAGCTTGTTTGTATCCTTAATTGTTGCAAGGTTATCAGCAACTTATTGTTTAATGCTTCTATAGCTTCGAATGAAAACCCTCCTGGAGCTGACGAATTTTTTCCTGTCCTGATTTATGTTACTATAAAG GCAAACCCTCCGAAACTGCACTCAAACCTGTCATATATACAAAGGTACCGGCATCAATCTCGATTAGTTGCAGAACCAGCATATTTTTTCACGAACATGCTGTCGGCTGAGTCTTTCATCTCCAATATTGACGCAAAGGCACTTTCAATGGAAGAAACTGAGTTTGAAAAGAACATGGAATATGCTCGAGCACTTCTTTCTGGGCTTTCAACTGATTTGGATGGTCAGTCTGATCAAAGTGATAAGGATGGTCAGTCTAGAGCAGAACCTGTGGAACCTAAGCATCAATATTTGAATGTTTCTAACGAAAGTGACTCCATAGCACGACCCAAGTCGTCtgaaacaaaatccaaaagtAATATGGTCCCGGATGCGAAAGATACGTCATTGATGAAGAAAATCCCCTCCCTCTCAGATTTGGAGAACAAGGGAGCAACTATACTTTTGAAGGAGGAGGATATGGTGAGCCAAGTCTTTCGGGattatccttacttgtttgcTCATGGTGGTGACCTAACAGTCAACGACGTAGAAGAGCTGCTAAATAATTACAAACAACTTGTCTTCAAGTATGTTTGCCTTTCCAAGGGGTTGGGTGTTGCTCCTGTTCCTTTGTCCAATTCACAAACTCACAAACTGCAGGAAGAAGTTACTTTTAAGGAAGCTGGAGATCCTGAAGAATCAAATGACGAGTCAAAAGAGCGTACTAACCAATATGATGGTACGAATATAGTTTCACCATTACAAGATGATATTCTTAAATCCAAGTCGCCGCAGGATGAAACAGTAGCAACTATTGGTGGGGGAAATGATGAGACTTCTCAATGA
- the LOC109013158 gene encoding vacuolar protein sorting-associated protein 9A-like isoform X1 — translation MENADVFLGLHDFLDRMKQPSAADLVKSIKSFIVSFSNNVPDPEKDSAAIQEFFTKMEAAFRAHALWAGCSEEELDSSGEGLEKYVMTKLFPRVFASHPNDVKCDDQLSEKIALIQQFIQPENLDIKATFQNETSWLLAQKELHKINMYKAPRDKLVCILNCCKVISNLLFNASIASNENPPGADEFFPVLIYVTIKANPPKLHSNLSYIQRYRHQSRLVAEPAYFFTNMLSAESFISNIDAKALSMEETEFEKNMEYARALLSGLSTDLDGQSDQSDKDGQSRAEPVEPKHQYLNVSNESDSIARPKSSETKSKSNMVPDAKDTSLMKKIPSLSDLENKGATILLKEEDMVSQVFRDYPYLFAHGGDLTVNDVEELLNNYKQLVFKYVCLSKGLGVAPVPLSNSQTHKLQEEVTFKEAGDPEESNDESKERTNQYDGTNIVSPLQDDILKSKSPQDETVATIGGGNDETSQ, via the exons ATGGAGAACGCAGACGTTTTCTTGGGTCTCCACGACTTTCTGGACCGCATGAAACAACCCTCTGCTGCTGATTTGGTCAAATCGATCAAAAG TTTTATTGTCTCGTTTTCAAACAATGTTCCTGATCCAGAGAAGGACAGTGCTGCAATACAGGAGTTCTTTACCAAGATGGAAGCAGCTTTCAGGGCTCATGCACTTTGGGCTGGTTGCTCAGAGGAGGAACTGGACAGTTCTGGTGAA GGACTAGAGAAGTATGTCATGACGAAGTTATTTCCCCGTGTATTTGCTTCGCATCCAAATGACGTAAAATGTGATGACCAACTTTCTGAGAAGATTGCTTTGATTCAACAATTCATTCAACCAGAAAACTTGGATATTAAAGCAACCTTTCAAAATGAAACATCATGGCTT CTAGCACAGAAAGAACTGCATAAGATCAATATGTACAAGGCACCAAGAGACAAGCTTGTTTGTATCCTTAATTGTTGCAAGGTTATCAGCAACTTATTGTTTAATGCTTCTATAGCTTCGAATGAAAACCCTCCTGGAGCTGACGAATTTTTTCCTGTCCTGATTTATGTTACTATAAAG GCAAACCCTCCGAAACTGCACTCAAACCTGTCATATATACAAAGGTACCGGCATCAATCTCGATTAGTTGCAGAACCAGCATATTTTTTCACGAACATGCTGTCGGCTGAGTCTTTCATCTCCAATATTGACGCAAAGGCACTTTCAATGGAAGAAACTGAGTTTGAAAAGAACATGGAATATGCTCGAGCACTTCTTTCTGGGCTTTCAACTGATTTGGATGGTCAGTCTGATCAAAGTGATAAGGATGGTCAGTCTAGAGCAGAACCTGTGGAACCTAAGCATCAATATTTGAATGTTTCTAACGAAAGTGACTCCATAGCACGACCCAAGTCGTCtgaaacaaaatccaaaagtAATATGGTCCCGGATGCGAAAGATACGTCATTGATGAAGAAAATCCCCTCCCTCTCAGATTTGGAGAACAAGGGAGCAACTATACTTTTGAAGGAGGAGGATATGGTGAGCCAAGTCTTTCGGGattatccttacttgtttgcTCATGGTGGTGACCTAACAGTCAACGACGTAGAAGAGCTGCTAAATAATTACAAACAACTTGTCTTCAAGTATGTTTGCCTTTCCAAGGGGTTGGGTGTTGCTCCTGTTCCTTTGTCCAATTCACAAACTCACAAACTGCAGGAAGAAGTTACTTTTAAGGAAGCTGGAGATCCTGAAGAATCAAATGACGAGTCAAAAGAGCGTACTAACCAATATGATGGTACGAATATAGTTTCACCATTACAAGATGATATTCTTAAATCCAAGTCGCCGCAGGATGAAACAGTAGCAACTATTGGTGGGGGAAATGATGAGACTTCTCAATGA